From a single Pseudophryne corroboree isolate aPseCor3 chromosome 6, aPseCor3.hap2, whole genome shotgun sequence genomic region:
- the LOC134935966 gene encoding zinc finger protein 84-like, translating into MMSLTGERYLCSECDKSFTCKSHLLVHQRSHTGEKPFKCSECSKCFSSKSPLLRHQRSHTGEKPFKCSECSKCFTSKQQLIMHQRSYTGEKPFKCSECSKCFSRKSHLLTHQRSRTGEKPFKCSECSKCFTSKQQLVIHQMSHTGLKPFKCSECSKCFTSKKELVIHQRSHTGEKPFKCSECSKCFTSKGQLVIHQRSHTGEKPFKCSECSKCFTSKQQLVIHQRSHTGEKPFKCFECSKCFTYQQELVIHQRSHTGEKPFKCSVCSKCFSGKPNLLIHQRSHRGEKPFKCSECSKCFSQKPHLLSHQRSHTGEKPFKCSECSKCFSQKPHLLSHQRSHTGEKPFKCSECSKCFSQKPNLLSHQRSHTGEKPFKCSECSKCFSRKPNLLSHQRSHTGEKPFKCCECSKCFTYQQELVIHQRSHTGEKPFKCSECSKCFSQKPNLLSHQRSHTGEKPFKCSECSKCFSRKPNLLSHQRSHTGEKPFKCCECSKCFNSKQQLVIHQRSHTGEKPLK; encoded by the coding sequence ATGATGAGTCTCACAGGAGAGAGATATCTGTGCTCCGAGTGTGACAAAAGCTTTACATGTAAGTCACATCTTCTCGTAcaccagaggagtcacacaggagagaaaccatttaaatgctctgaatgtagcaagtgtttttccagTAAGTCGCCTCTTCTCcgtcatcagaggagtcacacaggagagaaaccgtttaaatgttctgaatgtagcaaatgttttACCTCCAAGCAACAACTTATTATGcatcagaggagttacacaggagagaaaccatttaaatgctctgaatgtagcaagtgtttttcccgtaAGTCACATCTTCTCACTCATCAGAGGAGtcgcacaggagagaaaccatttaaatgttctgaatgtagcaaatgttttACCTCCAAgcaacaacttgttatacatcagatgagtcacacaggactgaaaccatttaaatgctctgaatgtagcaaatgttttACCTCCAAGaaagaacttgttatacatcagaggagtcacacaggagagaaaccatttaaatgctctgaatgtagcaaatgttttACCTCCAAgggacaacttgttatacatcagaggagtcacacaggagagaaaccatttaaatgctctgaatgtagcaaatgttttACCTCCAAgcaacaacttgttatacatcagaggagtcacacaggagagaaaccatttaaatgctttGAATGTAGCAAATGTTTTACCTACCAGcaagaacttgttatacatcagaggagtcacacaggagagaaaccatttaaatgctctgtATGTAGCAAATGTTTTTCCGGGAAGCCTAATCTTCTTATTCATCAGAggagtcacagaggagagaaaccatttaaatgctctgaatgtagcaaatgtttttcccagaaGCCTCATCTTCTCagtcatcagaggagtcacacaggagagaaaccatttaaatgctctgaatgtagcaaatgtttttcccagaaGCCTCATCTTCTCagtcatcagaggagtcacacaggagagaaaccatttaaatgctctgaatgtagcaaatgtttttcccagaaGCCTAATCTTCTCagtcatcagaggagtcacacaggagagaaaccatttaaatgctctgaatgtagcaaatgttttTCCCGGAAGCCTAATCTTCTCagtcatcagaggagtcacacaggagagaaaccatttaaatgctgtGAATGTAGCAAATGTTTTACCTACCAGcaagaacttgttatacatcagaggagtcacacaggagagaaaccatttaaatgctctgaatgtagcaaatgtttttcccagaaGCCTAATCTTCTCagtcatcagaggagtcacacaggagagaaaccatttaaatgctctgaatgtagcaaatgttttTCCCGGAAGCCTAATCTTCTCagtcatcagaggagtcacacaggagagaaaccatttaaatgctgtGAATGTAGCAAATGTTTTAACTCCAAgcaacaacttgttatacatcagaggagtcacacaggagagaaacctttAAAATGA